From the genome of Toxoplasma gondii ME49 chromosome XII, whole genome shotgun sequence:
TgtaaaaaacagaaacagagcgCTCGTGCTGACAAAACTTGTCGGCTGTCAGAGTCATGTCAGACAGAAAGGTCGTCTGTTTCAGAGGTGTCTTTGGGGAGCGTAAGCTCCGGCGAGGTGGTTGAAGATCGCAGCCATCGAGGCCGTATCCTCGCTTGTTTCTCGCACAGTATGGAGGCCAACAGCTCACAAAACGTGTCTTGCCCTGTGCGCGGGTACACCGAGACCGCCTTCCCGCCCAACCCACAGACGAACGCCAAACTTAATGGCTGGGTAGGTCACCAGATGTCCAGTCAAGTGAAGTGGGGGCCGTCGGGGTCCCGATCGACAACCAATCAAGCAGGTGGTCTGTTTCCTACTGGACGGTttagaaagaaaaacaaacctGAAGCGACTGAGGACGAGCTACAAAGTGACAACCACGTCCAGCAAAGGGCAAACGTCGTTGCTGGCACTCGAAACAGGTTCGGAGGATCCTTCAGCGGCGGAGGTCAGGTTCTGCTGCTGTCTGATGGACGTCTTACACCGGCGAAGGATTCAGAAACTCTTTCTGGCCTCCTGTCACCTGGCGAGGTTATCGTGGGTAAACGGCCCCAGGAAGGAAAGCCAGAGTGGCTTCAGGAATTTGCGCGACCCGACCACCCAGAGAATGCGCGTAAGTTTTATTCGATTGGACGAAAGCGCAGGTACCTACTTTCTAGAGCAGGCTGTCCCAGAGTACATGCTACTAACGAGTTCCAGTCTGTGCCGTTTCTTGGTAAGTCGATGAAACGCCAACATCGTTCAATGTGGTTGGCGAAATCAACCCGTTCCAATTCAGTTCCCACTTTTGCGtcttgtgcatgcagtcgtgTGGTTCGAAAACAGGCCACGAGACTCGTTTCACAGAGTCAACACGCCTACACAATTCAAGCGCTTGTGCGTAGGGGACTGCAAACGTTTCTGGCGCTTTCACTCATGTACCCTTTAGTGCGAGATAAcgctcccttttctctccattgAGAACGCCGATGCAAGCAAATCATGTGAAAGCTTGCCCAGGGTCTATAATTATGGTTAAAACTCTTGTGCTTTGGTGTCCACTCGTGAATTTAGCGAGTTGTTTGCTCTTTGCAGTATCTCAGCGACAAGTGACAGTCCAGTCTTCGTCACCCTCTTCGTGCAGCATCTCTCCAGGTGTGGTAAGCTCTCCGGAGTTAGAAACACCTGATTCTTATGAGTCGCTTTCCTCTGGAGAGGTCCCACCGAGTCTTGAACAGCCTCCCCTGCCGGCTTCTCCAGTCATCCACGGTCACAACATGGACGTGAACCAGCGCTTATCCCCAGACGgatctccactttcttcgaATGCTCAGTCAAGATGTAGCATGACGCCCTTAACATTACCGGCAACAAATATCGGAACGCGCCCTATCTCATCTACCTTAAATTCGCCCCGTTCCCCCATCGATTTCACAGGCTGCTACGGAAAGAGCCTGACGTTCCCGGACTCCGCATCCGATAAAGTCTCTAGAGTCTCTAACAGATTCCCAGCGGCGCAGAAATCTGTTCTTGCATCCTCATTTATAGAGAAGAACGCACGTGAACGGATGGCCACGCCTCCAGCAACAGCACCTGCCTCTTGCGCAGAGGCGTCGTTTGCCGGCACTCCACCGATTGTGGAGCAAGTTTGCCGCAAGACATCAccaaaagaaagacaaaggcgTAAACTCGAGTATTCGAAGCTTAAAAAAGGCACCGAAAGTGCACAGTTTACCGACTCCTACTTTTTAGGATCGTCACAGTCGAAGCACAGCGACCAATGTTCAGCCGGCCCCTGTACAAGCGTCACACATTCTCCTCCAAGAGGTTCCGCTGTGTCTTCTCCAAGAGGTTCCGCTGTGTCTTCTCCAAGAGGCGCGTCCGAAGGGGCCGAAGCATCCGCATTTCTCTCGTcccggagaggagaaaccaGTTTGACTTGCCTCACGCGTCCTTCTGGTCTAAAAAAGCTACGTGGTGCAGGAACCGCCAATCCGCTAGATTCGCCTAGGAGAGGTGACCAGGATCGACCGACTGCAGTGCATTGCGCCGTTTCCGCGATATGCGCTATTGCCGCGACATCTTTGTCGCCTCGCCATCGTTTGCCAGATTCTCCCCAACAGGTTCCGCTTCcgtttctgttgtctccaACTACGGCAGAGGCGGATGCTTCGTACCCTGGAGAGGAGTTCCCTGCAAGTGCTCCAAATATTCTGGAGTGCTCTGACATGGCATTTGGCACTCCAGTTCCAGGCTGGCACTGACCGTATCCTCGTTTGCACTTCAGATGAAAAGCCCACATGATTCAATGCAGCTACAAAGCAGAGGATGACGGCATCTGCATGTGTCTGCACAGTCTATTAAGGAGTCCATTCTCAACAAAACATGTGCAAAACGCCCACTGCCTTGAACAGGACTGCTGACTGAAAGTCTCGTATCAATGCTGAAGTGCGGCACAAGTTATTAACGCGGGAAATAAAGAGCTTGGTTGCAAGGTGACCTACCACGTACTTCTTTTATTCAGAGCTTCCCGACTTGCGGAGCACATCTGTTTTACAACTCGAATGTTTTCTGAGTCGAGTTCAGAGCCGTATGCACATTTACGTGTAGCGAGTGCCCTACCAACTGATTTAGTGCCTAGATGCCCGGGCAGTATTTCCTGTCGGCTCTGTGCGCTTTGAATATCCGAATGTTAATTCTTCAACAGTTTATCACTAGAAATGTAGTCAGTGTATGGGTGATTATTTGGAACCCTCGTCTGACGCACAATCGATGGTGATCTTGAATGTACACGCGCTTGCGGTTTTCTGCTACGGCAATGACGACCGCCAGTCTCACGTTCATACCGTGCCGatgaaaacgagagaagtcCACATCCGCTGAAAACGTCGCATTGCaatgagaaaaaaagaaacaaagccATGCTACAAAGTGCACCAGCTCAACAGAAACGTTTAAAGTTTGAGGAGCTGGTAGCCGTGCTGCGAAGAAAGCGGATGCGTCAGCCCCCTGCATGCTTCTTTCGCGGGTTAAGCAAGACATGAGGAACGTTGCCCCCCAGTTTCACAGAGTCCTTTTCAACTTTTTTCTGGACTACAAACGTGCACAAAACTTGCGGTTTTATGTAGACACAACATATGTTGTGGGCTATCTCcattctttcttccttcgcgtctgtctGTGAGTTCCTGTTGCCACCGGGCGCTGCTGTCGAGGCTGAGCCGCTTTCAAGGTCCTTGGCTTGCACGTCTAACTCGACTGCATGTTCTGAGTAGAATAAGAACAGTGTCTTTTTGTTCGCGTGCCAGTGCCGCAGCACTGCCGCAAAAAAGTCTAACGTTCTTTCGCTGTCGTCTTGATGTCGCCATAATGTTTACCACCCCCTTCAATCTTTCGCGACAACGGGTACGAACACGCAAGCTGCCATCTAGTGTAGTGGAGGTGACACGGACTTTCCTCGTTTGCCATcaaacaaaagagaaaattCCCCGCTTCTAAAGAGGAAGTTGTGTTTCTTAACAGGCTATTTAGCCCGCGGAAGCGCCTACAGACCGCGGTGACCTTTGGGTGGTATCGGCAGTGCATCCGTGGTAGTGGTTGCATTATACGCATAGTGTGGCGTGACAGGATTTTCCCCCGCAGAAAAAGTTTTTTATATCTGTGAAAACACTCTGTATAACTTAGTAGACTGAATCAGTagcaaggagaggaaaacgtgCCTTTCTGTCCCGATGTACAAAGGCTGTATGCTTATGCTTACAAGTATTCAACTTCGCGGCCTACTTCATAAGGACCGAGTTCCGGCAGTCATAAAAGCGGTTCGctcgtctgtgtgtgtgcttgATGTGCACAGCGCGCCGAGCTGAAGGGCGCCTTTGACGAATTCGACACCAAGAAGACAGGCTACCTGAGTCTGAACCGGTTTGTTTTTTTGCTCAAGTCCATCGGCGTGAACATTTCCAGAAGAGATCTACTTGCCATCACTGCTGGTGAGCACATCCAAGTCTTCACTTGgttttcgttcctcttccctGTTGCTGTACCAACTTCACTAACAGGACATCGATCTCATGGAACTGTGTGGCAGTGTCGCGGATCGTTCTTCCCAGTGGAAAACCCCGGCGACTTTCTTCCGCGAATTATTGTCGGCCCAGCATATGTTGAATGACTGGGTGAACGCTTTCTACGCGTGGTGTTGTTGAATGATACTTGGCTTCCTTAATGTTCAGACCGGGTGCGTGCGATATCGCCAGCGAATCGCCTTCGTATTCCTGAATGCCGCAGGATTGTGTGGTCCGTGTGCTTGCTGTCCAACTCAGAGAATCGAGAAAGAGGGGATTTCTCTTTTGAAGACTTCATGACTGTAGCGTCAGTCGTGTACAACGACGTCGCGATCGAGCGGGGTCTGGTGCAGGCTCTCAGACAAATCTGCCCAAAGGGTTCGAAAACTGTGTCAACGGCAATACTCCGGGAACACCTTTTGAAACTTGGTACGTTTCAAGCCTGTGCCAGCGCCGCACTGGCTTGCGGATGCCGGCAGTTCGTGAGAGACGGAGTTCAACATTGCACTAAATTCTGTAGAATCACAGTGCAAGGCTCAGAGCAACTGGACGGGAATCCACCTCATAGCGGGCAAGTAGAAGATTTACGGAACAAACATTTTTTGTGAGCatgttcgttttctgtggGCTTCTAACGCGCAAGCCCCCTGACAACGATTGGGACATTGCTGCGCATACAGCATGCTGCCTTCCAGACGGAATGCTTGGTGTAGGCGCGTTGTGAATGGTTTGGTGAATTTGCAGGAATGGGCATCAAACTCAccgaagaggaagtcgacaTGTTTCTGCAGTTCGAGTGTGATCCGAACAGGAAGGGTGTTGTCGACTTTGAGAATTTTGTGTACAGGTTCGTCGATCTACGCGCTTAAATGGCGTTCAGAAATGTAGCTGGGAAACTGAATCGTGGATTATGAGAAGCACTCTGAATTGCCCTTCAAGATGCGTGAAACAGGTCGCTATAACACAGCCAGTTTGCTGCCGATGCACATTTCCGTTGTGATATTGAAAACACCTCTTTT
Proteins encoded in this window:
- a CDS encoding troponin c, isotype gamma, putative (encoded by transcript TGME49_251440), whose product is MFTTPFNLSRQRRAELKGAFDEFDTKKTGYLSLNRFVFLLKSIGVNISRRDLLAITAENRERGDFSFEDFMTVASVVYNDVAIERGLVQALRQICPKGSKTVSTAILREHLLKLGMGIKLTEEEVDMFLQFECDPNRKGVVDFENFVYRVLRD
- a CDS encoding hypothetical protein (encoded by transcript TGME49_251430); its protein translation is MEANSSQNVSCPVRGYTETAFPPNPQTNAKLNGWVGHQMSSQVKWGPSGSRSTTNQAGGLFPTGRFRKKNKPEATEDELQSDNHVQQRANVVAGTRNRFGGSFSGGGQVLLLSDGRLTPAKDSETLSGLLSPGEVIVGKRPQEGKPEWLQEFARPDHPENARVVSSPELETPDSYESLSSGEVPPSLEQPPLPASPVIHGHNMDVNQRLSPDGSPLSSNAQSRCSMTPLTLPATNIGTRPISSTLNSPRSPIDFTGCYGKSLTFPDSASDKVSRVSNRFPAAQKSVLASSFIEKNARERMATPPATAPASCAEASFAGTPPIVEQVCRKTSPKERQRRKLEYSKLKKGTESAQFTDSYFLGSSQSKHSDQCSAGPCTSVTHSPPRGSAVSSPRGSAVSSPRGASEGAEASAFLSSRRGETSLTCLTRPSGLKKLRGAGTANPLDSPRRGDQDRPTAVHCAVSAICAIAATSLSPRHRLPDSPQQVPLPFLLSPTTAEADASYPGEEFPASAPNILECSDMAFGTPVPGWH